A single Halogeometricum rufum DNA region contains:
- a CDS encoding MFS transporter: protein MDQRRHFRAFYFLYFAAWSGFVVFRNAYFETVGLTGVQMGTIGFLLKVAGIAALPGWGLLSDRFGAQKRILLSSVAVSGALGLLYPQTAAVFPLLAAVTVAFAAFRAPVKPVANSMLLSTGLSYGGVRAFGSIAFGVAALGTGLLSSRVGSVVVFYAFAAGMAVLAVIVLRIPVASRPPTESVGLRAASLVRDRNFAALLVAAFLMGTMFPAGSAYLSVYVRSIGGTDAITGLSVAAKTLAEAVVFLTAARFTTTYRSLLVAGAGCHIVAFGFYASAPAPAFVVAMQLLLGVGYAAFMLAAVNLAHELAPAAIGSTAQTFLTGFGFAAGTGVGELAAGRLLDVVGVQSMYAYAAAVGFAVVAVSALLDGSLGADGFVPADG from the coding sequence ATGGACCAGCGTCGCCACTTTAGAGCCTTCTACTTCCTCTACTTCGCGGCGTGGAGCGGGTTCGTCGTGTTCCGGAACGCCTACTTCGAGACCGTCGGCTTGACCGGCGTCCAGATGGGGACCATCGGCTTCCTGCTCAAGGTGGCCGGCATCGCCGCGCTCCCGGGGTGGGGGCTGTTGAGCGACCGGTTCGGCGCGCAGAAGCGAATCCTGCTGTCGAGCGTCGCCGTCTCGGGGGCGCTGGGGCTCCTCTATCCGCAGACTGCGGCCGTGTTCCCGCTTCTGGCGGCCGTCACCGTCGCGTTCGCGGCGTTCCGCGCCCCGGTGAAGCCCGTCGCCAACTCGATGCTGCTCTCGACGGGGTTGTCGTACGGCGGCGTCCGCGCGTTCGGCAGTATCGCGTTCGGCGTCGCAGCGCTCGGAACCGGGCTACTCAGTTCCCGCGTCGGTTCGGTCGTCGTCTTCTACGCCTTCGCCGCCGGGATGGCCGTCCTCGCCGTCATCGTCCTGCGCATCCCCGTCGCGAGTCGGCCGCCGACCGAGAGCGTCGGTCTCCGGGCCGCGTCGCTCGTGAGAGACCGGAACTTCGCCGCCCTGCTGGTCGCCGCGTTCCTCATGGGGACGATGTTCCCCGCCGGGAGCGCGTACCTGTCGGTGTACGTCCGCAGCATCGGCGGGACCGACGCGATAACCGGGCTCTCGGTCGCCGCGAAGACGCTCGCGGAGGCCGTCGTCTTCCTCACCGCCGCGCGGTTCACGACGACGTACCGCAGTTTGCTGGTCGCGGGTGCCGGCTGTCACATCGTCGCGTTCGGGTTCTACGCGTCGGCCCCGGCGCCGGCGTTCGTCGTCGCGATGCAGTTGCTACTCGGCGTCGGCTACGCGGCGTTCATGCTCGCGGCGGTGAACCTCGCGCACGAACTCGCGCCCGCGGCCATCGGTTCGACGGCGCAGACGTTTCTCACCGGGTTCGGCTTCGCCGCCGGCACGGGCGTCGGCGAACTCGCCGCGGGACGCCTGCTCGACGTCGTCGGCGTCCAGTCGATGTACGCGTACGCCGCCGCCGTGGGCTTCGCCGTCGTCGCGGTGAGCGCCCTCCTCGACGGGTCGCTCGGTGCCGACGGCTTCGTTCCCGCCGATGGCTGA
- a CDS encoding YdcF family protein has protein sequence MVVVVLGHRLESPQIHTRLRARVVGGMRALDAEDESYLLCTGGQSNPEVDRTECGVMGEYAVRRGVDPDRIVLDPFAYDTIGNAYFSRVLLDDVGLDPSRVHLVTDDFHAPRAKCAFEHCFGPDTTIDTTHSVETERDPHSPTCREKLQQTRRFFEPVPVGDADAIRRRLHADHDCYDFSETVQPISQ, from the coding sequence ATGGTCGTCGTCGTGCTCGGACACCGCCTCGAATCCCCGCAGATACACACGCGACTCCGGGCGCGAGTCGTCGGCGGGATGAGAGCGCTCGACGCCGAGGACGAGTCGTACCTCCTCTGCACCGGCGGACAATCGAACCCCGAGGTGGACCGAACTGAGTGCGGCGTGATGGGCGAGTACGCGGTCCGACGCGGAGTCGACCCGGACCGAATCGTGCTGGACCCGTTCGCCTACGACACTATCGGCAACGCGTACTTCTCCCGGGTGTTGTTGGACGACGTCGGACTCGACCCGAGTCGCGTCCACCTCGTGACGGACGACTTTCACGCGCCGCGGGCGAAGTGTGCCTTCGAACACTGCTTCGGTCCGGACACGACGATAGACACGACACACAGCGTCGAAACCGAACGCGACCCCCACTCGCCGACCTGCCGGGAGAAGTTACAACAGACCCGGCGGTTCTTCGAACCGGTTCCGGTCGGTGACGCCGACGCGATTCGCCGCCGTCTGCACGCCGACCACGACTGCTACGACTTCTCCGAAACCGTCCAGCCGATATCCCAGTGA
- a CDS encoding winged helix-turn-helix transcriptional regulator: MSNPDLELASRRTIYQRIADTPGVHFRALLDDLEYAQGTLQYQLRWLVDEGLIDVSDDGKYTRYYPAAEFDEADQVVMNALRREYSRRILAHLLTDGPLSTTDLSDRLDKAQSTVSWHLSRLAEADLVTKERDGRSVVYEVSDPDRVNYLYTVHRRSFTDKVVDRILGLWDNY, translated from the coding sequence ATGTCGAATCCGGATCTCGAACTGGCCTCTCGGCGGACAATCTACCAGCGGATAGCCGACACGCCGGGGGTTCACTTTCGCGCGCTTCTCGACGACCTCGAGTACGCGCAGGGGACGCTCCAGTATCAGCTCCGGTGGCTCGTCGACGAGGGCCTGATCGATGTCTCGGACGACGGCAAGTACACGCGGTACTATCCGGCTGCCGAGTTCGACGAAGCCGATCAGGTCGTGATGAACGCCCTTCGTCGGGAGTACAGCCGTCGCATTCTCGCACATCTTCTCACTGACGGCCCGCTCTCGACGACTGACCTGAGCGACCGCCTCGACAAAGCCCAGTCGACCGTCTCGTGGCATCTTTCGAGGCTCGCCGAGGCCGACCTCGTCACGAAAGAGCGCGACGGCCGGAGCGTCGTCTACGAAGTCAGCGATCCTGATCGGGTTAACTACCTCTACACGGTCCACCGGCGCTCGTTCACTGACAAAGTCGTCGACCGTATTCTGGGCCTCTGGGACAACTACTAA
- a CDS encoding glucose 1-dehydrogenase, translating into MKAVAVTREGSGPELIEVPDPTPEAGEALLRTLRVGIDGTDHEVIAGNHGGYPEGDDHQILGHEAVAVVEDANGTGLEEGSLVVPTVRRPSGADGGHFERGEPDMAPDGAYVERGIVGAHGYMSELFTSPPEFLVPVPDSFAEYGFLVEPISNSEKAFEHAFAARSAFDWRPESALVLGNGPLGLLTLAMLETERSPFDRTYCLGRRDRPDPTVDIVDRLGSTYVDSRQTPVDEIPEAHEAVDFVYEATGYAKHAFETVDALAPNGVGALLGIPEDWTFEIDGGRLHRELVLENKALFGSVNSNVGQYEAAKDRLTAFPDWFTDALVTGVYDPDDADAAFETGDDVIKTVVEFDTP; encoded by the coding sequence ATGAAGGCAGTCGCCGTGACGCGCGAGGGGTCCGGCCCCGAACTCATCGAGGTACCGGACCCGACCCCCGAAGCGGGGGAGGCCCTCTTGCGAACGCTCAGAGTCGGCATCGACGGCACCGACCACGAGGTAATCGCGGGCAATCACGGCGGGTATCCCGAGGGCGACGACCACCAGATTCTGGGTCACGAGGCCGTCGCCGTGGTCGAAGACGCGAACGGGACGGGTCTGGAGGAGGGGTCGCTCGTCGTCCCGACCGTTCGGCGACCCAGCGGTGCCGACGGCGGCCACTTCGAACGCGGCGAACCCGACATGGCGCCCGACGGCGCGTACGTCGAACGCGGTATCGTCGGCGCGCACGGCTACATGTCGGAGTTGTTCACCAGTCCCCCCGAGTTTCTGGTTCCCGTCCCGGACTCGTTCGCCGAGTACGGCTTCCTCGTGGAGCCGATATCGAACTCCGAGAAGGCGTTCGAACACGCGTTCGCCGCCCGGTCGGCGTTCGACTGGCGACCCGAGAGCGCACTCGTCCTCGGCAACGGACCGCTCGGGCTGCTCACCCTCGCGATGCTGGAGACGGAGCGCTCGCCGTTCGACCGGACCTACTGTCTGGGGCGGCGGGACAGACCCGACCCGACCGTCGACATCGTCGACCGTCTCGGCAGCACCTACGTGGACTCCCGACAGACGCCCGTCGACGAGATACCCGAGGCGCACGAGGCGGTCGACTTCGTCTACGAGGCGACGGGGTACGCGAAGCACGCCTTCGAGACGGTGGACGCCCTCGCGCCGAACGGCGTCGGTGCGCTCCTCGGCATCCCCGAGGACTGGACGTTCGAGATCGACGGCGGCCGACTGCACCGCGAACTCGTGCTGGAGAACAAGGCGCTGTTCGGGAGCGTCAACTCCAACGTGGGGCAGTACGAGGCCGCCAAAGACCGCCTCACGGCGTTCCCCGACTGGTTCACCGACGCGTTGGTCACCGGCGTCTACGACCCCGACGACGCCGACGCGGCGTTCGAGACGGGCGACGACGTCATCAAGACGGTGGTCGAGTTCGACACGCCCTGA
- a CDS encoding flavodoxin domain-containing protein: MISLLVVYGTGEGQTEKVASRIAEVLRERGHDATTVNAGDPPADLDVSAYDAVLVGASIHAGKHQEAVRTFVESARDTLAARPTAFFQVSLTSSRDDEEAAAQAATYVEEFVDATGWHPDRIGLFGGALRYSEYGFFKRLLMRQIVKKTMPEVDGSEDVEFTDWDEVEAFAADVAAFVEGRLGVVPPSADGVTES, translated from the coding sequence ATGATATCCCTCCTCGTCGTCTACGGAACCGGTGAAGGACAGACGGAGAAAGTGGCGTCGCGAATCGCCGAGGTGCTTCGCGAACGCGGCCACGACGCGACCACGGTGAACGCCGGGGACCCACCCGCCGACCTCGACGTGTCGGCGTACGACGCCGTCCTCGTCGGGGCGTCCATCCACGCCGGCAAACACCAGGAGGCGGTCCGGACCTTCGTCGAGTCCGCTCGCGACACGCTGGCGGCGCGACCGACCGCGTTCTTCCAGGTGTCGCTGACCTCCTCCCGCGACGACGAGGAGGCGGCGGCACAGGCGGCGACGTACGTCGAGGAGTTCGTCGACGCCACGGGGTGGCATCCGGACCGAATCGGCCTGTTCGGCGGCGCGTTGCGCTACTCCGAGTACGGGTTCTTCAAGCGCCTCCTGATGCGTCAGATCGTGAAGAAGACGATGCCGGAGGTGGACGGCTCCGAGGACGTCGAGTTCACCGACTGGGACGAAGTCGAGGCGTTCGCCGCCGACGTCGCCGCGTTCGTGGAGGGACGACTCGGCGTCGTTCCGCCGTCCGCAGACGGGGTCACCGAGTCGTAG
- a CDS encoding alpha/beta fold hydrolase codes for MEVERSTPANGTRTETGRVRTNDVDTYYVRRGDGPPVVFVHGMATSTAQWDAQMDALSEYTTIAYDVRGHGRTGGSDRKSYDVELYASDLDALLTALDVERPLLCGLSMGGCIAQVYAARQPENVTGLVLADTFSADELSFGARLVFANLRLLGRLDGVVRYTTLNRLQTWVGNRLAPGVAGDGTAIQRVMETGPRIPHAEFVKIADSVAAFPDSDFDVAGITAPTLVLYGEHNPDVLVEMHERLAARLTNADVDVRVVPAAGHASNVDNPAFFTDAVRRFARRVFEPND; via the coding sequence ATGGAAGTCGAGCGGTCGACGCCGGCGAACGGCACACGAACCGAGACGGGACGGGTCCGAACGAACGACGTAGACACCTACTACGTACGGCGCGGCGACGGCCCGCCCGTCGTCTTCGTCCACGGGATGGCCACGAGCACCGCCCAGTGGGACGCGCAGATGGACGCGCTCTCGGAGTACACGACCATCGCGTACGACGTCCGCGGGCACGGCCGGACCGGCGGATCGGACCGCAAATCGTACGACGTCGAACTGTACGCGTCCGACCTCGACGCCCTCCTCACGGCGCTCGACGTGGAGCGACCGCTCCTCTGCGGCCTCTCGATGGGGGGCTGTATCGCACAGGTGTACGCGGCGAGACAGCCGGAGAACGTCACCGGCCTGGTGTTGGCTGACACGTTCTCCGCGGACGAACTGTCTTTCGGTGCCCGTCTCGTCTTCGCGAACCTCCGTCTGTTGGGACGACTGGACGGCGTCGTTCGCTACACGACCCTCAATCGACTCCAGACCTGGGTCGGAAACCGCCTCGCCCCGGGCGTCGCCGGCGACGGCACCGCAATCCAGCGGGTGATGGAGACGGGTCCGCGGATTCCCCACGCGGAGTTCGTCAAGATTGCCGACTCGGTGGCGGCGTTCCCGGACAGCGACTTCGACGTGGCCGGAATCACCGCGCCGACCCTCGTCCTGTACGGCGAACACAACCCCGACGTGCTCGTCGAGATGCACGAACGACTCGCCGCCCGACTGACGAACGCCGACGTGGACGTGCGAGTCGTCCCCGCCGCCGGCCACGCCTCGAACGTCGACAACCCCGCGTTCTTCACGGACGCCGTCCGCCGCTTCGCCCGTCGGGTCTTCGAACCGAACGACTGA
- a CDS encoding FAD:protein FMN transferase, protein MIGSLASVYERFGDAHREFDCCDTTFRIQTTGIRADAAVTAARETAASLEAQLNAFDETSAVSQLNREGEVANEHVARIVRRGLEYHDRTDGVFDVHQGRVEHDLKAFLRGDSDSLPATFDTGTVHVDGATVTTDVELDLNGLAKGYIVDRTAETLAGLGRRGFVSGGGDMSPPTGPVAIESPYGDDTPLKILDTDWPVATSGGYRRSRSGTDHVYDPTTETAGSRHESVTVVARRDCMEADAVATALAVLPLAEARELAVEWEGLEALIIHDGVFRTTEGFDTHVMDA, encoded by the coding sequence ATGATAGGCTCACTCGCATCGGTCTACGAACGGTTCGGGGACGCCCACCGCGAGTTCGACTGTTGTGACACGACGTTTCGAATCCAGACGACAGGCATTCGGGCCGACGCTGCGGTGACTGCGGCTCGAGAAACGGCGGCGTCACTTGAAGCACAGCTGAACGCCTTCGATGAGACAAGTGCTGTCAGCCAGCTCAACCGCGAAGGCGAGGTCGCGAACGAACACGTCGCCCGTATCGTCCGCCGTGGGCTCGAATACCACGACCGGACCGACGGGGTGTTCGATGTACACCAGGGTCGCGTCGAACACGACCTTAAAGCGTTCCTGCGTGGCGATAGCGACTCACTGCCGGCGACCTTCGACACCGGAACAGTCCACGTCGACGGCGCCACCGTCACCACCGACGTCGAACTCGACCTGAACGGGCTTGCCAAGGGATACATCGTCGACCGAACCGCCGAGACACTCGCGGGACTCGGCCGACGCGGGTTCGTCAGCGGTGGCGGGGATATGTCCCCACCGACGGGACCGGTCGCCATCGAGAGCCCGTACGGCGACGATACACCGCTGAAGATACTGGACACGGACTGGCCTGTCGCGACGTCCGGGGGATATCGACGCTCGCGAAGCGGCACGGACCACGTCTACGACCCGACCACCGAGACGGCCGGCTCTCGTCACGAGTCCGTCACCGTCGTGGCGCGCCGAGACTGCATGGAAGCCGACGCCGTAGCGACGGCTCTTGCAGTACTCCCCCTCGCCGAAGCACGCGAGTTAGCGGTGGAGTGGGAGGGACTGGAGGCACTCATCATCCACGACGGCGTCTTTCGTACGACTGAGGGGTTCGACACACATGTCATGGACGCATGA
- a CDS encoding Na+/H+ antiporter NhaC family protein — translation MPAETYGIISLLPALFAIVLTLVSRQVLLSLFTGIWIGATILVGWNPIGGVAHSLQLVINSVTASFNSKLLLFTFLSGAMLGMIFLSGGMNALAQRIISRVQTRRQAELGTSVLGMLIFVDSYASTMITGSVMRPITDQFDISREKLAYLLDSTTSPVVSIAVVSTWVGFEVGLIRDQFTQLGIDQSAFVVFLQSIPFRFYSILAVALVFILVFMGWNFGPMKRAERRAKEEGKVLADDADPLIETREEDIVTPDHVDARWWYFAAPIVVLVAVTGFGLLYSGGWPSKAPVEALKGAATADAILWGVFSACALLLAILVGHARVELEAVSDSIFEGFKMVMFPVAILSLAWTIGGVSESLGVGPYVVSIAEGVITPALLPAVVFISAAVISFSIGTSWGTMGIMFPVAVPLAYQLGAPLPGAIGAILTGSLFGDHCSPISDTTVLSSMFAGADHVDHVNTQIPYAVLCGAVATGLFLASGYGVGALALLPVGVVGLVVAAYYFSQHADTRMPTVFGSSSD, via the coding sequence ATGCCCGCTGAAACGTATGGCATAATCAGTCTGCTCCCGGCACTCTTCGCCATCGTGCTGACGCTGGTGAGCAGGCAGGTATTGCTCTCGTTGTTCACCGGAATCTGGATAGGTGCGACCATCCTGGTGGGATGGAATCCGATCGGCGGCGTGGCTCACTCCCTCCAGTTGGTCATCAACAGCGTCACTGCGTCGTTCAACAGCAAACTGCTGTTGTTCACGTTCCTCTCGGGTGCGATGCTCGGGATGATATTCCTCTCGGGCGGGATGAACGCGCTCGCACAGCGCATCATCTCCCGCGTCCAGACTCGCAGACAGGCGGAGTTGGGAACGAGCGTCCTCGGGATGCTCATCTTCGTCGACTCCTACGCGAGTACGATGATCACGGGGTCGGTGATGCGGCCCATCACCGACCAGTTCGACATCAGTCGAGAGAAACTCGCCTACCTCCTCGACTCCACCACCTCCCCCGTCGTGAGCATCGCCGTCGTCTCGACGTGGGTCGGATTCGAGGTGGGCCTCATCCGCGACCAGTTCACGCAACTCGGCATCGACCAGAGCGCGTTCGTGGTGTTCCTCCAGAGCATCCCGTTCCGCTTCTACAGCATCCTCGCCGTCGCCCTCGTCTTCATCCTCGTCTTCATGGGGTGGAACTTCGGTCCGATGAAGCGGGCCGAACGACGCGCGAAGGAGGAGGGGAAGGTGCTCGCCGACGACGCCGACCCCCTCATCGAGACGCGTGAAGAGGACATCGTTACCCCCGACCACGTGGACGCTCGCTGGTGGTACTTCGCGGCACCCATCGTCGTCCTCGTCGCCGTCACCGGGTTCGGATTGCTCTACTCCGGCGGGTGGCCCTCGAAGGCCCCCGTCGAAGCGCTGAAGGGGGCGGCCACCGCCGACGCCATCCTCTGGGGCGTCTTCTCGGCCTGCGCGCTCCTGTTGGCCATCCTCGTCGGACACGCCCGCGTCGAACTCGAGGCGGTCAGCGACTCCATCTTCGAGGGGTTCAAGATGGTGATGTTCCCCGTCGCCATCCTCTCGCTCGCGTGGACCATCGGCGGCGTCAGCGAGTCGCTCGGCGTCGGCCCGTACGTCGTCAGCATCGCCGAGGGCGTCATCACGCCGGCGCTACTGCCGGCCGTGGTGTTCATCTCGGCGGCCGTCATCTCATTCTCCATCGGCACCTCGTGGGGGACGATGGGCATCATGTTCCCCGTCGCGGTTCCGCTGGCCTACCAACTCGGCGCGCCGTTGCCGGGCGCCATCGGCGCCATCCTCACCGGCTCGCTGTTCGGTGACCACTGTTCACCCATCAGCGACACGACGGTCCTCTCGTCGATGTTCGCCGGCGCGGACCACGTCGACCACGTGAACACGCAGATTCCGTACGCGGTGCTCTGCGGGGCCGTCGCGACGGGACTGTTCCTCGCGAGCGGTTACGGCGTCGGTGCGCTGGCGCTCCTTCCCGTCGGCGTCGTCGGACTGGTCGTCGCCGCGTACTACTTCTCCCAACACGCCGACACGCGGATGCCGACGGTGTTCGGCTCCTCGTCTGACTGA
- a CDS encoding PadR family transcriptional regulator: MFELTGFQRDILTVIAGLDRPSGQDVKEELQKDIGDINHGRLYPNLDAVVEEGYVEKGEIDRRTNYYALSEQGYEALKRRREWENSTVDELGER; encoded by the coding sequence CTGTTCGAGCTAACGGGATTTCAACGGGACATCCTGACCGTCATCGCTGGTCTGGACAGACCCTCCGGACAGGACGTCAAAGAGGAACTCCAGAAAGATATCGGCGACATCAACCACGGTCGACTCTACCCGAACCTCGACGCCGTCGTCGAGGAGGGGTACGTCGAGAAAGGCGAGATAGACCGCCGGACGAACTACTACGCGCTCTCCGAACAGGGCTACGAGGCTCTCAAACGGCGGCGCGAGTGGGAGAACTCGACCGTCGACGAACTCGGCGAGCGGTAG
- a CDS encoding heavy metal translocating P-type ATPase, translated as MDVSSSSKPDTLDRLAALTERPEILRQVVFVAITLLGMVGGLVGNWVGAPSWVVWGCYGAAYVFGGWYGAKESIEAFREPAIEIDFLMIIAALGALYIGAPFEGAMLLFLFSLSGVLEEYAIGRSRSAIKSLVEMRPESAQVLDDGEETETHIDDVEVGDVFVVRPGDRIPLDGVVESGESTVDQSSLTGESVPVPKEPGDEIFSGTINETGSLEVRVTREPDESALSRLIRMVEEAQEKRAPTQQLLDRLEQPYVLGVFAMTALAITVPMVLMNRPFEPTFYRAMTLMVAASPCAIIISTPAAVLSAISAGGRQGVLFKGGEHIETAGNTDAVAFDKTGTLTEGNTRLTELHARDGALVSTDGGVESDVIGNSTRSTESLTEDRLLTLAAAVQSRSEHHLAEATVEAANGRSIEIPDASDFEAVVGKGVRATVGSQTVHIGNPRYVETVLDGRSIDGLETGLAAVRDREQNGETSVLVIGEEDGRLSVLGWLAFTDTIRSDARETIERLRQRGVEQIVMLTGDNERVARHTAEELGIDEAYAELLPEEKIDHIEALRERHETVAMVGDGVNDAPALATADISIGMGGAGTDVALETADIVLMSDKLSRLPYAFALSRKARRTLHVNFAIAFGAIAVMLTAILTTGIPLPLAVVGHEGSTVLVSLNGLRLLRFDD; from the coding sequence ATGGACGTCTCTTCGAGTTCGAAGCCGGACACGCTGGACCGTCTCGCAGCGTTGACAGAGCGGCCAGAGATCCTCCGGCAGGTCGTGTTCGTCGCGATTACGCTTCTCGGGATGGTCGGCGGACTGGTGGGCAACTGGGTCGGTGCACCGTCGTGGGTCGTCTGGGGCTGTTACGGCGCCGCCTACGTGTTCGGTGGCTGGTACGGGGCCAAAGAGAGCATCGAGGCGTTTCGGGAGCCTGCGATAGAGATCGACTTCCTGATGATCATCGCTGCGCTCGGGGCGCTCTACATCGGTGCGCCGTTCGAGGGCGCGATGCTGTTGTTCCTGTTCTCGTTGTCGGGCGTGCTTGAAGAGTACGCGATCGGACGCTCGCGATCGGCGATCAAGTCTCTCGTCGAGATGCGGCCGGAGTCCGCACAGGTTCTCGACGACGGTGAGGAAACGGAGACACACATAGACGACGTCGAGGTCGGCGACGTGTTCGTCGTGCGGCCCGGAGACCGAATCCCGCTCGACGGAGTTGTCGAATCCGGCGAGAGTACTGTCGATCAATCGTCGCTCACCGGGGAGTCGGTCCCCGTTCCGAAAGAACCCGGTGACGAGATCTTCAGCGGCACGATCAACGAGACGGGGAGCCTCGAAGTGCGCGTGACGCGGGAACCCGACGAGTCCGCGCTCTCCCGACTCATCCGCATGGTCGAGGAGGCCCAAGAGAAGCGAGCCCCGACCCAACAACTCCTCGACCGCTTAGAGCAGCCCTACGTGCTGGGTGTGTTCGCGATGACCGCGCTCGCGATCACGGTCCCGATGGTGCTCATGAATCGCCCCTTCGAGCCGACGTTCTACCGCGCGATGACGCTCATGGTCGCGGCGTCGCCGTGTGCGATCATCATCTCGACGCCAGCAGCGGTACTCTCTGCAATCTCCGCGGGCGGGCGACAGGGCGTCCTGTTCAAGGGCGGCGAGCACATCGAGACCGCAGGCAACACCGACGCCGTCGCCTTCGACAAGACGGGAACACTCACCGAAGGCAACACGCGCTTGACCGAGCTGCACGCGCGTGACGGAGCTCTCGTGTCGACTGACGGGGGTGTCGAAAGCGACGTGATCGGGAACAGCACTCGGTCCACTGAATCGCTGACTGAGGATCGGCTGTTGACCCTCGCAGCAGCAGTCCAGTCTCGCTCGGAGCACCACCTCGCGGAGGCGACTGTCGAGGCCGCCAATGGCCGTTCAATCGAGATCCCCGATGCTAGTGACTTCGAGGCTGTCGTCGGTAAAGGGGTCCGGGCGACCGTGGGGAGTCAGACGGTCCACATCGGGAACCCACGCTACGTCGAGACTGTACTGGACGGCCGCTCGATCGACGGCCTCGAGACCGGTCTTGCAGCCGTCCGTGACCGCGAACAGAACGGTGAGACGAGCGTTCTCGTGATCGGGGAGGAGGACGGCCGACTGAGTGTGCTGGGCTGGCTTGCGTTCACCGACACGATCCGGTCCGATGCGAGAGAGACCATCGAACGACTCCGGCAACGAGGCGTCGAACAGATCGTCATGCTCACGGGCGACAACGAACGCGTCGCCCGACATACCGCGGAGGAACTCGGTATCGACGAGGCGTATGCCGAGTTGCTCCCCGAGGAAAAGATCGACCATATCGAGGCGCTACGGGAACGCCACGAGACCGTGGCGATGGTCGGAGACGGGGTGAACGACGCCCCGGCGCTCGCCACGGCGGACATCAGTATCGGCATGGGCGGCGCGGGCACCGACGTGGCACTTGAGACGGCCGATATCGTACTCATGTCCGACAAGCTCAGTCGGCTTCCCTACGCGTTCGCGCTCAGTCGGAAGGCCCGCCGCACGCTGCACGTCAACTTCGCGATCGCCTTCGGTGCAATCGCTGTCATGCTGACCGCAATACTCACCACGGGGATTCCGCTCCCCCTCGCAGTCGTCGGACACGAGGGCTCGACTGTCCTCGTCAGTCTGAACGGGTTACGGCTGTTGCGGTTCGACGATTGA
- a CDS encoding XdhC family protein, whose protein sequence is MTVVGFRGANARAGRFPAADAVVSTSPAGIRDAVDFDAETYVVVAAHDFVDDRLTAEQLFETDVPYVGLTGLRDRFEEILDDFDSEGRTFSAADPDRLYTPVGLDLGGGSTQQVALSVVSGVPAVENERTPQHLRSRAGTIRDRVEVRSDGGR, encoded by the coding sequence GTGACCGTCGTCGGCTTCCGCGGCGCGAACGCCCGCGCGGGCCGGTTTCCGGCGGCTGACGCCGTCGTCTCGACGTCGCCGGCGGGGATTCGCGACGCCGTCGACTTCGACGCGGAGACGTACGTCGTGGTGGCCGCGCACGACTTCGTGGACGACCGCCTCACCGCCGAGCAACTGTTCGAGACGGACGTGCCGTACGTCGGACTGACGGGGCTACGCGACCGGTTCGAGGAGATACTGGACGACTTCGACTCGGAGGGGCGGACGTTCTCCGCCGCCGACCCCGACCGACTCTACACGCCGGTCGGACTGGACCTCGGCGGCGGGTCGACGCAGCAGGTCGCCCTGAGCGTCGTCTCGGGGGTGCCGGCCGTCGAGAACGAGCGAACGCCACAGCACCTCCGGAGTCGCGCGGGCACGATTCGCGACCGAGTCGAAGTCCGGAGCGACGGCGGCCGCTAG